The following DNA comes from Enterobacter sp. SA187.
GCAATCACGTCGCTTAACAAAAACATCGCCGCGCAGACCACCAGCCCCAGCCCGACGTTCAGCCAGTAGAGGGTGGTCAGTTCGAGATGGCCGATCTCTTTGCGCTGAATAATGGAGTTGGCGATGCCAAAATCCGACAGCGTATCCGCCAGGGCGATGATCACCAGCGACACGGTGAGCAGGCCGAACTGGTGATTATCGATGATGCGCGCCAGCCAGGTCATCTGCACCAGCCCAAGGCCGATGATGATCAGGGTGGCCATGGCTGACCACTTTGCGCCGCTGATGGTTTTCTCTCTCAGGCTCATGATGTGCTCGCTTAATACGCCGCTTTGTTCACAAAGCCTTTAAAGATGGTGAGAAAAACAATCTTGATATCGAACCAGAGGCTCCATTCACGGATGTACTCCAGATCGAATTCAATACGTTTTTCCATTTTTTCCAGCGTGTCCGTCTCGCCGCGCCAGCCGTTGATTTGCGCCCAGCCGGTGATGCCCGGTTTCACTTTATGACGCAGCATGTAGCCCTGGATCAGGGTGCGATACTGTTCATTGTGCGCCACCGCGTGGGGACGCGGGCCGACAATCGACATGCCGCCGGTCAGCACGTTGATAAACTGCGGCAGTTCGTCAAGTGAGGTACGGCGCAGGAAGTTGCCCACTTTGGTGACGCGGGGATCGTTCTGCGTCGCCTGGGTGACCACTTCGGCGTTTTCCATCACCTTCATGGAACGGAATTTCCACACCTTGATCGGCTTACCGTCCATACCGTAGCGGGTTTGACGGAAAATAATCGGGCCAGGAGAACTGATTTTCACCGCCGCCGCGATGCACAGCAGCACCGGGGAGATAAGCAGCAGGATCAGTGAGGAGAGCACAATGTCTTCCAGACGCTTCAGCACGCGGTTCATGCCGGAGAGCGGTGTGTCATACAGCGGCACCACCGGCACGCCGTTCATCTCTTCGATGCGCGAATGCAGGATATTAAAGGTAAACACATCAGGGATGAGGATCACCGAGCAGGTGGTGTCCGCCAGCTCACGCACCAGGCGTTTTATGCCGGACTCTTCGCTCATCGGCATGGCGATGTAAACGTTATGAATTTTGCCCGCTTTCGCGTCTTCCAGCAGTTGGTCGTAATTGCCCGCCCAGTCAGCGGTCACGCCGCCCGGTCTGGCATCGTGATAGACGCCCACCACTTCAAAGCCCAGCCAGGGCTCATGGCGGAAACTGTCCAGCAGCACCTGGCCTACCGGCAGATCGCCCGCCACCGCCACACGGCGGGTGTTATAGCCATGATGACGCAGCCAGCCCGCGAAAAAGCGGATCAGCGTGCGGCAGGTCACCAGCCCCACGCTGCTTAATACGTACCAGGCAAAGAAAACGCTGAAGGTATTATCAAAATCGGCGTTGAAGGCCATCAGTCCGGCGCTGAAAATCAGGCTCAGCGTCCAGTTTTGCAGCAGCAGCGCCAGCTCGGTCGAGATCTTCACGCCACGCCAGGAACGGTAGAAATCGGTCATACCACCGATCATCTGGAACACCACCAGCGTGATCAGGGCCATCAGCAGATGCAGGTAAAAAAAGGGTAACGCGTGTAGCTTGCAGACGATCCATAGCCCACCGAACATGATGGTGATGTCTGAAAAACGCTGCACCATAGAGATTAACGATGCATTCGTTTTAGCTCGCTCGCGCTTTTTTAGATTTATCATCGTTGTTCCTGTTCTTAAGTCCCCTCGCCCCTTCCCGCGGGCGAGGGGAAACCAAGCTCGACTACTGGTTCAACAGCGCCAGGATGTCCTGTGTTCGTGCCTCCATCAGCGCCACGTCACCCCGCGATTCGACGTTCAGACGCACCACCGGCTCGGTATTGGACGAGCGCAGGTTGAAGCGCCATTCCGGGAACGC
Coding sequences within:
- the wcaJ gene encoding undecaprenyl-phosphate glucose phosphotransferase, translated to MINLKKRERAKTNASLISMVQRFSDITIMFGGLWIVCKLHALPFFYLHLLMALITLVVFQMIGGMTDFYRSWRGVKISTELALLLQNWTLSLIFSAGLMAFNADFDNTFSVFFAWYVLSSVGLVTCRTLIRFFAGWLRHHGYNTRRVAVAGDLPVGQVLLDSFRHEPWLGFEVVGVYHDARPGGVTADWAGNYDQLLEDAKAGKIHNVYIAMPMSEESGIKRLVRELADTTCSVILIPDVFTFNILHSRIEEMNGVPVVPLYDTPLSGMNRVLKRLEDIVLSSLILLLISPVLLCIAAAVKISSPGPIIFRQTRYGMDGKPIKVWKFRSMKVMENAEVVTQATQNDPRVTKVGNFLRRTSLDELPQFINVLTGGMSIVGPRPHAVAHNEQYRTLIQGYMLRHKVKPGITGWAQINGWRGETDTLEKMEKRIEFDLEYIREWSLWFDIKIVFLTIFKGFVNKAAY